Proteins co-encoded in one Aphelocoma coerulescens isolate FSJ_1873_10779 chromosome 21, UR_Acoe_1.0, whole genome shotgun sequence genomic window:
- the C21H1orf159 gene encoding uncharacterized protein C1orf159 homolog, whose protein sequence is MEVPFVLLLTRLVAEVAGKSTENSVSEPECCVDVLDSNSSCPVTHQCSPGCYRRWNEDGSSSCIKCRNETLPSPSGHNLSECRNAGSRGMNSQMNMSTVTPFIQNFGGPEVAASLILGTFFISLFLILSVASFFYLKRANKLPNIFYRRNKASVLQPSETASMISPPASSVRKPRYVRRERSLGPSGLAPADSRVSNV, encoded by the exons ATGGAGGTGCCCTTTGTGCTTCTCCTAACGAGGCTCGTGGCAGAAGTTGCTGGCAAATCCACAGAAAACTCG GTCTCAGAGCCGGAATGTTGTGTGGATGTGTTGGATTCCAACAGCTCCTGCCCCGTCACCCACCAGTGCAGCCCAG GATGCTACAGGAGGTGGAATGAGgatgggagcagcagctgcattaAATGCAGGAATGAaaccctgcccagcccctctgGGCACAACCTCAGCGAGTGCAGAAATG ctgggagcagagggatgaATTCCCAAATGAACATGAGCACTGTCACTCCTTTCATCCAGAACTTTG GGGGCCCAGAAGTCGCAGCTTCCctcattttggggacatttttcaTCAGTTTATTCCTGATCCTCTCCGTGGCTTCTTTCTTCTACCTCAAACGAGCCAACAAACTCCCAAATATTTTCTACAGAAGAAAcaaag caTCTGTTCTCCAGCCCAGTGAAACA GCATCCATGATCTCTCCTCCAGCTTCTTCAG TGCGGAAGCCGCGCTACGTCCGCCGCGAGCGCTCCCTGGGCCCCTCGGGCCTGGCCCCGGCCGACAGCAGGGTCAGCAACGTCTGA